Proteins from a single region of Halorubrum sp. 2020YC2:
- a CDS encoding ABC transporter ATP-binding protein translates to MDETATDAAVDAAGGAAAADPSAGPAADPVVGGEGVRKSYGDVDALDGVDLDVAAGEVFGLIGPNGAGKTTLVRALTGTTEAEGDLRVFGERPRDVDPARIGLLPQSFDPPARLTARELVDYYGGLYDAARDTEAVLEDVGMADDADAWYETLSGGQKRRTCVATAVVNDPDLLFLDEPTTGIDPAGRRAIHRLIERLAAGGTTVFLTSHAMDEVERLADRAALLRDGRVIASGAPDRLVAEHGGDPRLDATTAAPATDGVVEAVAAGVRDRLGTDPTVEATEEGLRVRGVRPESIGAAVDALDGAGVAFDSLSWSEPSLEDVYLRLTGEEYARRGDGGALTESAERADAEGER, encoded by the coding sequence ATGGACGAGACAGCGACCGACGCCGCGGTCGACGCGGCCGGGGGAGCCGCCGCGGCGGATCCCTCCGCCGGCCCCGCGGCCGACCCCGTTGTCGGCGGTGAGGGCGTTCGGAAGTCGTACGGCGACGTCGACGCGCTCGACGGGGTCGACCTCGACGTCGCGGCCGGCGAGGTGTTCGGGCTGATCGGCCCGAACGGCGCCGGGAAGACGACGCTGGTGCGCGCGCTGACGGGGACCACCGAGGCCGAGGGCGACCTGCGCGTCTTCGGGGAGCGGCCGCGGGACGTCGACCCCGCCCGGATCGGGCTGCTCCCGCAGTCGTTCGACCCGCCCGCGCGGCTCACGGCCCGCGAACTGGTCGACTACTACGGCGGGCTGTACGACGCGGCCCGCGACACCGAGGCGGTCCTCGAAGACGTGGGAATGGCCGACGACGCGGATGCCTGGTACGAGACGCTCTCGGGCGGCCAGAAGCGCCGGACCTGCGTCGCGACCGCCGTCGTCAACGACCCCGACCTGCTGTTCCTCGACGAGCCGACGACCGGGATCGACCCCGCCGGCCGGCGGGCGATCCACCGGCTGATCGAGCGGCTCGCGGCCGGGGGGACGACGGTCTTCCTCACGAGCCACGCGATGGACGAGGTCGAGCGGCTCGCGGACCGGGCCGCGCTGCTGCGCGACGGCCGAGTGATCGCGAGCGGGGCGCCGGACCGGCTCGTCGCGGAGCACGGCGGCGACCCGCGACTCGACGCCACGACCGCCGCGCCGGCGACCGACGGGGTCGTCGAGGCCGTCGCGGCCGGCGTCCGCGACCGCCTCGGGACCGATCCGACCGTCGAGGCGACCGAGGAGGGGCTTCGGGTGCGCGGCGTGCGGCCCGAGTCCATCGGCGCCGCGGTCGACGCGCTCGACGGCGCCGGGGTCGCGTTCGACTCGCTCTCGTGGTCGGAGCCGTCGCTGGAAGACGTGTACCTGCGGCTCACCGGCGAGGAGTACGCGCGCCGGGGAGACGGGGGAGCGCTGACCGAGAGCGCCGAGAGAGCCGATGCGGAGGGCGAGCGATGA
- a CDS encoding bifunctional oligoribonuclease/PAP phosphatase NrnA translates to MTRRLLLGCSAVGNALAERTREERGDLVAITDDTGWASTLRDRNVATVESDPTDAEAYPDSAAIVLVASDDAARNVAAAHAARTRYPEAMIVAYLGTAPTDEQRTAIAAVADRVVDPVEAVTDRVCEAIGLDGDAADGAGAVDAGGAGGADEPSGAAPNPAGDRSQTPDDERPARLLATLRALSGPLLVVAHDNPDPDAIASALGLARIADSIGVDADACYGGEIAHQENRAMVNLLDIGLRSFDEIDLDEYGGVALVDHSRAGINDSLPEGHPVDVVIDHHPPRGPVAGSFVDIRPAIGATSTLIAEYLSRFGIVPDRDLATALLYGIRIDTKDFTRATATDDFEAAAALLAHADESTLERVESPSVSSETLRVLAAAIENRDVRGSVAASCVGEISDRDALAQAADRLLDLDGVTVTFVYGYMEGVIYGSARARGADLDAGELLRDALDPVGSAGGHASMAGAQVPLGILSEVSEAESLPDVVEAFVAGRFFEALDDAPAQPVGLPPEFPTD, encoded by the coding sequence ATGACCCGGCGCCTGCTGCTCGGCTGTAGCGCGGTCGGGAACGCCCTCGCCGAGCGCACCCGCGAGGAGCGCGGCGACCTGGTGGCGATCACCGACGACACGGGCTGGGCGTCGACGCTGCGCGACCGCAACGTCGCCACCGTCGAGTCCGACCCGACCGACGCCGAGGCGTATCCCGACTCGGCGGCGATCGTGTTGGTCGCGAGCGACGACGCCGCCCGTAACGTCGCCGCCGCGCACGCGGCCCGGACCCGTTACCCGGAGGCGATGATCGTCGCGTACCTCGGGACGGCGCCGACCGACGAGCAACGGACGGCGATCGCGGCGGTCGCTGACCGCGTGGTCGACCCCGTCGAGGCCGTCACCGACCGCGTCTGCGAGGCGATCGGTCTCGACGGCGACGCGGCTGACGGCGCTGGTGCGGTCGACGCGGGCGGCGCGGGCGGCGCCGACGAGCCGAGCGGCGCCGCCCCGAATCCCGCTGGCGACCGCTCGCAGACCCCGGACGACGAGCGGCCGGCCCGGCTGCTCGCGACGCTCCGGGCGCTCTCGGGACCGCTGCTGGTCGTCGCGCACGACAACCCCGACCCGGACGCCATCGCGAGCGCGCTCGGGCTGGCGCGGATCGCGGACTCGATCGGCGTCGACGCCGACGCCTGTTACGGCGGGGAGATCGCCCATCAGGAGAACCGGGCGATGGTGAACCTCCTCGACATCGGCCTCCGGTCGTTCGACGAGATCGACCTCGACGAGTACGGCGGCGTCGCCTTGGTCGACCACTCCCGCGCGGGGATCAACGACAGCCTCCCCGAGGGCCACCCGGTCGACGTCGTGATCGACCACCACCCGCCACGGGGACCGGTCGCGGGGTCGTTCGTCGACATCCGCCCCGCGATCGGCGCGACGAGCACGCTCATCGCGGAGTACCTCTCGCGGTTCGGGATCGTGCCGGACCGGGACCTCGCCACGGCGCTTCTGTACGGGATCCGGATCGACACGAAGGACTTCACGCGGGCGACCGCGACCGACGACTTCGAGGCGGCCGCCGCGCTGCTCGCGCACGCCGACGAGTCGACGCTCGAACGCGTCGAGAGCCCGAGCGTGAGTTCCGAGACGCTGCGGGTCCTCGCGGCCGCCATCGAGAACCGCGACGTCCGCGGGTCGGTGGCGGCCTCCTGCGTCGGGGAGATATCCGACCGCGACGCGCTCGCGCAGGCGGCCGACCGGCTCCTCGATCTGGACGGCGTGACGGTGACGTTCGTCTACGGCTACATGGAGGGGGTGATCTACGGCTCCGCCCGCGCCCGCGGCGCCGACCTCGACGCCGGCGAACTGCTCCGCGACGCGCTCGACCCGGTGGGGTCGGCCGGCGGCCACGCGTCGATGGCCGGCGCGCAGGTCCCGCTCGGCATCCTGAGCGAGGTCTCCGAGGCGGAGTCGCTCCCGGACGTCGTCGAGGCGTTCGTCGCCGGGCGGTTCTTCGAGGCGCTCGACGACGCGCCCGCCCAGCCCGTCGGGCTTCCCCCGGAGTTCCCGACGGACTGA
- a CDS encoding ABC transporter permease, which translates to MSRLGRIRTEAVAAARSFTRRRTAVFFTFFFPVILVVIFGALVRTQPTGGGLFAEPAGYYIPGYLAVVVLFTPLSRVGSEIARHRDGGRFEKLATTPLSRAEWLLAHTLVNVGIIGAASLLILGLVLAVTDATLVVSPALAALPVFVAVAVGLFCGLGAILGALADSQDGVIAASNTVALPLLFLSETFVTPSLLPEWFLPAVAASPLTYFARGTRAITFEGGAWAADLAVLTALAAGFLAVGAYAVPRTE; encoded by the coding sequence ATGAGCCGCCTCGGCCGGATCCGGACGGAGGCGGTCGCGGCGGCGCGCTCGTTCACCCGGCGCCGGACGGCGGTGTTCTTCACGTTCTTCTTCCCGGTCATCCTCGTCGTCATCTTCGGCGCGCTGGTGCGGACCCAGCCGACCGGCGGCGGCCTCTTCGCGGAGCCGGCGGGCTACTACATCCCCGGCTACCTCGCGGTCGTCGTCCTCTTCACGCCCCTCTCGCGGGTCGGCTCCGAGATAGCGCGCCACCGCGACGGCGGGCGGTTCGAGAAGCTGGCGACCACGCCGCTCTCCCGCGCCGAGTGGCTGCTCGCGCACACGCTCGTCAACGTCGGTATCATCGGGGCCGCGAGCCTGCTCATCCTCGGTCTCGTCCTCGCGGTGACCGACGCGACGCTCGTCGTCTCGCCCGCGCTGGCCGCCCTCCCCGTCTTCGTCGCGGTCGCGGTCGGGCTGTTCTGCGGGCTCGGGGCGATCCTCGGCGCGCTCGCGGACTCGCAGGACGGGGTGATCGCCGCGAGCAACACGGTCGCGCTCCCCCTCCTCTTCCTCTCCGAGACGTTCGTCACGCCGTCGCTTTTGCCCGAGTGGTTCCTGCCCGCGGTCGCCGCCTCGCCGCTGACGTACTTCGCTCGCGGGACCCGAGCGATCACCTTCGAGGGCGGCGCGTGGGCCGCCGACCTCGCCGTGTTGACCGCGCTCGCCGCCGGGTTCCTCGCCGTCGGCGCGTACGCGGTGCCGCGGACGGAGTGA
- the hisH gene encoding imidazole glycerol phosphate synthase subunit HisH, translating to MSTFEPPAETLADVVVVDYGLGNLRSATRGLERAGAAVEITDDPEAFAAADGVVLPGVGAFREGMENAGPLREALTDHAEAGRPLFGICLGMQMLLTTSEEADHEGEGEVTGLDLVPGTNVRFEVDRKVPHMGWNELEIARDHPIVDGVDGEYAYFVHSYYAEPDDPDAVVAAADYGVDFPAVVANEAGNVFGTQFHPEKSGETGLRILRNFVEYCAER from the coding sequence ATGAGCACCTTCGAACCGCCCGCGGAGACGCTGGCGGACGTCGTCGTCGTCGACTACGGGCTCGGGAACCTCCGGTCCGCGACCCGCGGCTTGGAGCGGGCGGGCGCGGCCGTCGAGATCACCGACGACCCGGAAGCGTTCGCGGCCGCCGACGGCGTCGTCCTCCCGGGCGTCGGCGCGTTCCGCGAGGGGATGGAGAACGCCGGCCCGCTGCGCGAGGCGCTGACCGACCACGCCGAGGCCGGCCGGCCCCTCTTCGGGATCTGTCTCGGGATGCAGATGCTCCTGACGACGAGCGAGGAGGCCGACCACGAAGGCGAAGGCGAGGTGACGGGGCTCGATCTGGTGCCCGGGACCAACGTCCGGTTCGAGGTGGACCGCAAGGTGCCCCACATGGGATGGAACGAGCTCGAAATCGCGCGCGACCACCCGATCGTCGATGGCGTCGACGGCGAGTACGCCTACTTCGTCCACTCCTACTACGCCGAGCCGGACGACCCGGACGCGGTCGTCGCGGCCGCGGACTACGGCGTCGACTTCCCGGCGGTCGTCGCCAACGAGGCCGGCAACGTGTTCGGGACGCAGTTCCACCCCGAGAAGAGCGGCGAGACGGGGCTGCGGATTCTGCGGAACTTCGTCGAGTACTGCGCGGAGCGGTAG
- the folP gene encoding dihydropteroate synthase yields MYYHEAAAFLFDLRRFSVKPGTERVEALLAHLGDPQEDVPFVQIAGSNGKGSAARMTESVLREAGLSVGLYTSPHLSALAERVRVDGREMTEAAVAAFVEEVRPWLVDRAAAGEPLTFFEVVTAMAVREFARRDVDVAVLEVGLGGEYDATSAVDPVATAVTNVSLEHTAVLGDTIGEIARTKARIARSDAPFVTACEGEALDVVREVAGEAGAPVTRVTGEGDADERSSADADESADADPADPPAFAATYGGRVSATDAEVSLAGEREGTYRIPLVGRHQATNAAVAVALADRTAAALGTDLPDRALRDGLARATWPGRFEVVDTAPLTVLDGAHNPAAARTLAATLDEYDYGDLHLVYAAMHDKDHAETAAALPDAATAITCRPAIDRAEDPHVLAAALRAAGVDRVTAGDDVSDALATAVEAADEDDCVLLVGSLFAVAEARAAHTRTVRERSVRGADDAAHALDTAGVPPTGVAANRDGVDHRVLTLRLRGDRAERVASEARAVGGDAALGGLGADEDRGAGGERVPVTVAGTVAELRALVDRLDAADRGGLGGVASDLAGAIGIGGAGEGDAGDDPDFPWTDRTAVMGVLNVTPDSFHDGGRHAALDDAVAGVERMVEAGVDIVDVGGESTRPGAEPVPVDEEIDRVVPTIEAIQSVPAVGSGDVLVSVDTRKPAVAEAALDAGADIINDVTGLEDPEMRSVVADADCPVIVMHSLDAPVDPDADPEYDDVVSEVVDALRERLALADTADIDRDRVIVDPGIGFGKSPAEDFELLARCGEFAALGCPVLVGHSHKSLYGAVGRDADDREHATVAGTALAADRGADIVRVHDVAENRAAVDVAAAANGSLREADDVAERSE; encoded by the coding sequence ATGTACTACCACGAGGCGGCGGCGTTCCTCTTCGACCTCCGCCGCTTCTCGGTCAAGCCCGGTACGGAGCGGGTGGAGGCGCTGTTAGCGCACCTCGGGGACCCCCAAGAAGACGTTCCGTTCGTCCAGATCGCCGGGTCGAACGGGAAGGGAAGCGCGGCGCGGATGACGGAGTCGGTCCTGCGGGAGGCGGGGCTGTCGGTGGGGCTGTACACCTCGCCGCACCTCTCCGCGCTCGCGGAGCGCGTCCGCGTCGACGGCCGGGAGATGACCGAGGCCGCGGTCGCGGCGTTCGTCGAGGAGGTGCGCCCGTGGCTGGTCGACCGGGCGGCCGCGGGCGAGCCGCTCACCTTCTTCGAGGTCGTGACGGCGATGGCGGTCCGAGAGTTCGCGCGCCGCGACGTCGACGTGGCGGTCTTGGAGGTCGGGCTCGGCGGCGAGTACGACGCGACGAGCGCGGTCGACCCCGTCGCGACCGCCGTGACGAACGTCTCCTTAGAACACACCGCGGTCCTCGGGGACACGATAGGCGAAATCGCCCGCACGAAGGCCCGGATCGCCCGCTCCGACGCGCCCTTCGTGACCGCCTGCGAGGGCGAGGCGCTAGACGTCGTCCGCGAGGTGGCGGGCGAGGCCGGCGCGCCGGTGACCCGCGTGACCGGCGAGGGGGACGCGGACGAGCGGAGCTCCGCCGACGCCGATGAGTCCGCCGACGCCGATCCCGCCGACCCGCCCGCCTTCGCGGCGACCTACGGGGGCCGCGTCAGCGCCACCGACGCCGAGGTCTCGCTCGCCGGCGAGCGCGAGGGGACCTACCGGATCCCCCTCGTCGGCCGCCACCAGGCGACGAACGCGGCGGTCGCCGTCGCGCTCGCGGACCGGACGGCGGCCGCGCTGGGGACCGACCTCCCCGACCGCGCCCTGCGCGACGGCCTCGCGCGGGCGACGTGGCCGGGGCGGTTCGAGGTGGTCGACACGGCGCCGCTGACCGTCCTCGACGGCGCGCACAACCCCGCGGCCGCCCGCACGCTCGCGGCGACGCTCGACGAGTACGACTACGGCGACCTCCACCTCGTCTACGCCGCGATGCACGACAAGGACCACGCGGAGACGGCGGCGGCGCTCCCCGACGCGGCGACGGCGATCACCTGCCGTCCCGCGATCGACCGTGCGGAGGACCCGCACGTGCTCGCGGCCGCGCTGCGCGCCGCGGGCGTCGACCGCGTGACGGCCGGCGACGACGTGTCGGACGCGCTCGCGACCGCGGTCGAGGCCGCGGACGAGGACGACTGCGTGTTGCTCGTCGGCTCGCTGTTCGCGGTCGCGGAGGCGCGCGCGGCGCACACCCGAACGGTCCGCGAGCGGTCGGTCCGCGGCGCCGACGACGCGGCCCACGCGCTCGACACCGCCGGAGTCCCGCCGACGGGCGTCGCGGCCAACCGTGACGGCGTCGACCACCGCGTCCTCACGCTCCGGCTGCGCGGCGACCGCGCCGAGCGCGTCGCGAGCGAGGCCCGGGCGGTCGGCGGCGACGCGGCGCTCGGCGGGCTCGGCGCGGACGAGGACCGCGGCGCCGGCGGCGAGCGGGTGCCCGTCACCGTCGCGGGGACGGTCGCGGAGCTCCGAGCGCTCGTCGACCGGCTCGACGCGGCCGATCGCGGCGGACTCGGCGGGGTGGCGAGCGACCTCGCCGGAGCAATCGGGATCGGCGGGGCGGGCGAGGGCGACGCGGGCGACGACCCCGACTTCCCGTGGACCGACCGCACCGCCGTGATGGGCGTGCTCAACGTCACGCCGGACTCGTTCCACGACGGCGGGCGCCACGCGGCCCTCGACGACGCGGTCGCGGGCGTCGAGCGGATGGTCGAGGCGGGGGTCGACATCGTCGACGTCGGCGGGGAGTCGACCCGCCCGGGCGCCGAGCCGGTTCCGGTCGACGAGGAGATAGACCGGGTCGTCCCCACTATCGAGGCGATCCAGTCGGTACCGGCGGTCGGCTCCGGCGACGTGCTGGTCTCGGTCGACACGCGGAAGCCGGCGGTCGCCGAGGCGGCGCTCGACGCGGGCGCGGACATCATCAACGACGTGACGGGGCTGGAGGACCCCGAGATGCGGTCGGTCGTCGCGGACGCGGACTGTCCGGTGATCGTGATGCACAGCCTCGACGCGCCGGTCGACCCGGACGCCGACCCCGAGTACGACGACGTGGTGAGCGAGGTCGTCGACGCCTTACGCGAGCGACTCGCGCTGGCGGACACGGCCGACATCGACCGCGACCGCGTCATCGTCGACCCCGGGATCGGGTTCGGCAAGTCGCCGGCGGAGGACTTCGAACTGCTCGCGCGCTGCGGGGAGTTCGCGGCGCTCGGCTGCCCGGTCCTCGTCGGCCACTCGCACAAGTCGCTGTACGGCGCCGTCGGGCGCGACGCGGACGACCGCGAGCACGCGACGGTCGCGGGCACCGCGCTCGCCGCCGACCGCGGCGCCGACATCGTCCGGGTCCACGACGTCGCGGAGAACCGCGCGGCGGTCGACGTCGCCGCCGCGGCGAACGGGTCGCTCCGCGAGGCGGACGACGTCGCGGAGAGGTCGGAGTGA
- a CDS encoding zinc ribbon domain-containing protein: MTTVHFTCPDCEQTIEVNDAMRETILDAGCPVCTAAAAEEHFAVACE; the protein is encoded by the coding sequence TTGACCACCGTTCATTTCACTTGTCCGGACTGCGAACAGACCATCGAGGTCAACGACGCGATGCGGGAGACGATACTCGACGCCGGGTGTCCGGTGTGCACCGCGGCCGCGGCGGAGGAGCACTTCGCCGTTGCGTGCGAGTAG
- a CDS encoding aldo/keto reductase: MTPELDEIDLGTVPLGRTGLRTSELQFGTWRFGRVTEAGNVEIDEERAHELLDAYETAGGRYIDTADVYGGGDCERWIGDWLAERDRERYTVASKVYWQIRDGDPNSRGTNRKNVRHRVDALLDRLDTDYIDVLYIHRWDDETPARELMKTLNGLVESGKVHYLGASTLRPNAWKVARANEIARSEGWEPFTVLQPRYNLVDREVEGDYLEFARQRNLAVSPWSPLGQGFLTGKYDRDADLPDDSKAAESSRFQEAYLTEANFDVHDELDAVADEVGASPAQTALAWLAHRDGVTAPIVGARTVDQLRENLAAATIDLSDEQVDRLTAAKPGPYDEL, from the coding sequence ATGACGCCTGAACTCGACGAGATCGATCTGGGAACCGTGCCGCTCGGCCGGACCGGCCTGCGGACGAGCGAACTCCAGTTCGGCACGTGGCGCTTCGGCCGCGTGACCGAGGCGGGGAACGTGGAGATCGACGAGGAGCGGGCCCACGAGCTGCTCGACGCCTACGAGACCGCCGGCGGGCGCTACATCGACACCGCCGACGTGTACGGCGGCGGCGACTGCGAGCGCTGGATCGGGGACTGGCTGGCCGAGCGCGACCGCGAGCGCTACACGGTCGCCTCGAAGGTGTACTGGCAGATCCGCGACGGCGACCCGAACAGCCGGGGCACGAACCGCAAGAACGTCCGCCACCGCGTCGACGCCCTCTTAGACCGGCTCGACACCGACTACATCGACGTCCTCTACATCCACCGCTGGGACGACGAGACGCCCGCCCGCGAGCTGATGAAGACGCTGAACGGGCTCGTCGAGTCCGGGAAGGTCCACTACCTCGGCGCCTCCACGCTCCGCCCGAACGCCTGGAAGGTCGCCCGGGCCAACGAGATTGCGCGCAGCGAGGGCTGGGAGCCGTTCACGGTGCTCCAGCCGCGCTACAACCTCGTCGACCGCGAGGTCGAGGGAGATTACTTGGAGTTCGCGCGCCAGCGCAACCTCGCCGTCTCCCCGTGGAGCCCGCTCGGGCAGGGCTTTTTGACTGGGAAGTACGACCGCGACGCTGACCTGCCGGACGACTCGAAGGCCGCCGAGTCCAGCCGGTTCCAGGAGGCGTACCTCACCGAGGCAAACTTCGACGTCCACGACGAGTTGGACGCCGTGGCCGACGAGGTCGGCGCCTCCCCGGCGCAGACCGCGCTCGCGTGGCTCGCGCACCGCGACGGCGTCACCGCGCCCATCGTCGGCGCCCGCACCGTCGACCAGCTCCGCGAGAACCTCGCGGCCGCGACGATCGACCTCTCGGACGAGCAGGTCGACCGGCTGACCGCGGCCAAGCCCGGCCCGTACGACGAGTTATAA
- a CDS encoding FAD-dependent oxidoreductase, producing MTDDVVDHRRLIIAGTGISGLSAAIYAARSNNDPLLVEGDEPGGQLTLTSEVENYPGFPEGISGPSLINDMKEQATKFGAETRNGVIEGVSKEPAGHFRVELSDGDAYTADAVIAASGASARTLGVPGEDDLMGYGLSTCATCDGAFFRDEDMLVVGGGDAAMEEANFLTKFADTVYVAHRREEFRAEDVWIERTMDAVEEGDIELLLNTELTEIHGSRDDGIDRVTLVEHPDGHPKEKLDDPATADEVDEYEFDVGAVFYAIGHTPNTDFLEGTGIETDEDGYLICEGGRGANQTATGVEGLFGAGDVVDFHYQQAATASGMGVKAALDADEYLSERERAGELYQGEVDAAAADD from the coding sequence ATGACCGACGACGTCGTCGACCACCGTCGACTGATCATCGCCGGCACCGGCATCTCGGGCCTCTCCGCGGCCATCTACGCCGCGCGCTCGAACAACGACCCCCTCCTCGTCGAGGGCGACGAGCCGGGCGGCCAGCTCACGCTGACGAGCGAGGTGGAGAACTACCCCGGCTTCCCCGAGGGGATCTCCGGCCCGAGCCTGATCAACGACATGAAAGAGCAGGCGACGAAGTTCGGCGCCGAGACCCGCAACGGCGTCATCGAGGGCGTCTCGAAGGAGCCGGCGGGCCACTTCCGCGTCGAGCTCTCCGACGGCGACGCCTACACCGCCGACGCCGTCATCGCCGCGTCGGGCGCGAGCGCCCGCACCCTCGGCGTCCCCGGCGAGGACGACCTGATGGGGTACGGGCTCTCGACGTGTGCGACCTGCGACGGGGCGTTCTTCCGCGACGAGGACATGCTCGTCGTCGGCGGCGGCGACGCCGCGATGGAGGAGGCGAACTTCCTGACGAAGTTCGCGGACACCGTCTACGTCGCCCACCGCCGCGAGGAGTTCCGCGCCGAGGACGTGTGGATCGAGCGCACGATGGACGCCGTCGAGGAGGGCGACATCGAACTCCTCCTCAACACCGAGCTCACCGAGATCCACGGCTCCCGCGACGACGGCATCGACCGCGTGACGCTCGTCGAACACCCGGACGGCCACCCGAAGGAGAAGCTGGACGACCCGGCGACCGCGGACGAGGTCGACGAGTACGAGTTCGACGTGGGCGCCGTCTTCTACGCCATCGGCCACACGCCGAACACCGACTTCTTAGAGGGAACGGGGATCGAGACCGACGAGGACGGCTATCTGATCTGCGAGGGCGGCCGCGGCGCGAACCAGACCGCCACCGGCGTCGAGGGCCTCTTCGGCGCGGGCGACGTGGTCGACTTCCACTACCAGCAGGCCGCCACCGCGAGCGGCATGGGCGTGAAGGCCGCGCTCGACGCCGACGAGTACCTCTCCGAGCGCGAGCGCGCCGGCGAGCTTTATCAAGGCGAGGTCGACGCCGCGGCCGCGGACGACTAA
- the phnE gene encoding phosphonate ABC transporter, permease protein PhnE, whose protein sequence is MSYDDAVRDRYEAIVLARRVKALVMGVGLIVLAAVFYYALTSVGFFEANIPDYLPNFLDALRDFFPFLASSFPFIDPSGFVAYWSFIQERNLIWGGFGGETPLLGEAGITLAMGFAGTVMGFPLALLFGILGSGRVTPFPFNFIFRGLMSSIRAIPALVWGLIYIPLGGIGPVTATLAIATDTVGNLGRLFTDELEEIEDGPIEAMETTGANKPQTITFGMLSQVTTPFIAWTLYIFEINVRIAVSLGIIGGGGLGQVLSVQQGLFAFTNMMATILVILVLIISVEIFSQRIRSTLREGDEAQGIVALLMGFPQRMAEAALK, encoded by the coding sequence GTGAGCTACGACGACGCCGTCCGCGACCGCTACGAGGCGATCGTGCTCGCCCGCCGCGTCAAGGCCCTCGTGATGGGCGTGGGGCTGATCGTCCTCGCGGCGGTGTTCTACTACGCGCTCACGTCCGTCGGCTTCTTCGAGGCGAACATCCCGGACTACCTCCCGAACTTCCTCGACGCGCTCCGCGACTTCTTCCCGTTCCTCGCGTCGTCGTTCCCGTTCATCGACCCGAGCGGCTTCGTCGCCTACTGGTCGTTCATCCAGGAACGGAACCTCATCTGGGGCGGGTTCGGCGGCGAGACGCCGCTCCTCGGTGAGGCCGGCATCACGCTCGCGATGGGGTTCGCCGGCACGGTCATGGGGTTCCCGCTCGCGCTGCTGTTCGGGATCCTCGGCTCCGGCCGCGTCACCCCGTTCCCCTTCAACTTCATCTTCCGCGGACTGATGTCCTCCATCCGCGCCATCCCGGCGCTGGTGTGGGGGCTCATCTACATCCCGCTCGGCGGGATCGGTCCCGTCACCGCGACGCTCGCGATCGCGACCGACACCGTGGGCAACCTCGGGCGGCTGTTCACCGACGAACTCGAGGAGATCGAGGACGGCCCGATCGAGGCGATGGAGACGACCGGCGCGAACAAGCCGCAGACGATCACCTTCGGGATGCTCTCGCAGGTGACGACGCCTTTTATCGCGTGGACGCTGTACATCTTCGAGATCAACGTCCGGATCGCCGTCTCGCTCGGCATCATCGGCGGCGGCGGGCTCGGACAGGTGCTCTCCGTCCAGCAGGGGCTGTTCGCGTTCACCAACATGATGGCGACGATCCTCGTCATCCTCGTGTTGATCATCTCGGTGGAGATATTCTCACAGCGGATCCGCTCGACGCTCCGCGAGGGCGACGAGGCGCAGGGGATCGTGGCGCTGCTCATGGGCTTCCCGCAGCGGATGGCCGAGGCGGCGCTGAAGTGA